A section of the Candidatus Omnitrophota bacterium genome encodes:
- a CDS encoding NifU family protein has translation MREKVEKALEKIRVMLASDGGNVELVDISDDAVVKVRLKGACSGCPMSSMTLKNGIERMLKQEVPEVKSVEAV, from the coding sequence ATGCGCGAGAAAGTAGAGAAGGCACTCGAAAAGATTCGTGTTATGTTAGCCAGCGATGGCGGAAATGTAGAATTAGTTGATATTAGTGATGATGCAGTTGTAAAGGTACGTCTTAAGGGCGCTTGTTCAGGATGTCCCATGTCTAGCATGACATTGAAAAATGGTATAGAACGCATGCTAAAGCAGGAAGTTCCTGAGGTTAAGAGCGTAGAGGCTGTATAA
- the nifS gene encoding cysteine desulfurase NifS: protein MKRIYLDYAATTPTDPKVVEAMKPFFSERFGNPSSLHSFGQEAKQAIEEARSTLAQSLGAKPEEIIFTSGGTESDNMALFGVVEAKKDKGNHIIVSAIEHHAVHEPAKLLEKRDTNVTYIPVDKGGLVNPEDVKKAIRPETILISIMHANNEIGTVQPISEIGSIAKAKGITFHSDAVQTVGHIPINVDELNVDLLSLSAHKFYGPKGVGALYVRKGTRIGRFLHGGDQEKGKRSSTHNTTGIVGLGAAVRLCQQNLAREEKEQIALRDKLIKGIQDKIPDCLLNGHVTKRLPNNVNFSFKYVEGESIILNLDMLGIAVSTGSACTSSNLEASHVLLAIGLSHELAHGSLRFTLGRWTKEEEIDYCLEQLSPVIEKLRQMSPLYPGK from the coding sequence ATGAAAAGAATATATCTTGATTACGCGGCAACAACGCCTACTGACCCGAAGGTAGTCGAAGCGATGAAGCCATTTTTCTCTGAGCGCTTTGGCAATCCTTCGAGTTTGCATTCTTTTGGCCAGGAGGCAAAACAGGCGATTGAAGAGGCAAGGAGCACTTTAGCGCAATCTCTAGGCGCAAAGCCAGAGGAGATTATCTTTACTTCTGGCGGCACTGAATCAGATAATATGGCGCTCTTTGGAGTGGTTGAGGCCAAAAAAGACAAAGGTAATCACATTATAGTCTCAGCTATAGAACATCATGCTGTGCATGAGCCGGCAAAGCTTCTGGAAAAACGCGACACCAATGTAACTTATATCCCTGTAGATAAAGGAGGCCTGGTTAATCCGGAGGATGTTAAGAAGGCAATTAGACCTGAGACTATTTTGATTTCCATAATGCATGCGAATAACGAGATCGGCACTGTCCAACCGATATCGGAGATTGGCTCTATTGCTAAGGCCAAAGGCATAACCTTTCATTCAGATGCAGTCCAGACAGTCGGACATATCCCTATTAACGTTGATGAGCTGAATGTTGATTTGCTTTCACTTTCTGCGCACAAATTCTATGGGCCTAAAGGCGTGGGAGCCTTATATGTTAGGAAAGGCACGCGCATAGGGCGTTTTTTACATGGGGGCGATCAGGAAAAAGGCAAGCGGTCATCAACTCATAATACTACGGGGATTGTTGGTCTGGGAGCGGCTGTAAGGCTTTGCCAACAGAATTTGGCCAGGGAAGAAAAAGAACAAATTGCATTAAGAGATAAATTAATTAAAGGCATACAGGATAAAATACCTGATTGTCTATTGAATGGTCATGTTACTAAACGGCTGCCTAATAATGTAAATTTTTCCTTTAAATATGTTGAAGGCGAATCTATTATCTTGAATCTGGATATGTTAGGTATTGCAGTCTCAACTGGATCTGCCTGTACATCTTCAAATCTTGAGGCCTCTCATGTATTGCTTGCCATTGGCCTGTCCCATGAATTAGCGCATGGCTCTTTGAGATTTACACTCGGACGCTGGACTAAAGAAGAAGAGATAGACTATTGCCTGGAACAATTATCGCCAGTCATTGAAAAGTTGCGTCAGATGTCACCTCTTTATCCGGGAAAATAA
- a CDS encoding sulfide-dependent adenosine diphosphate thiazole synthase, with protein sequence MKLDEITISKAIIETYNKKLIAALDVDVAIAGAGPAGMCCAYYLAKANKKVVIFERKLSVGGGMWGGGIMFNEIVIQNEAKKILDEFGIKTRVYQKGYYTADSIEAVSTFCSKTVKAGAKIFNLMSVEDVMIRKNSICGLVLNWTSVEMANLHVDPITMRARYVVDATGHASEVVHIVERKSGIRLNTKTGKIVGEGSMWAEVAEDMTVENSKEVCPGLYVSGMAANAVFGGPRMGPVFGGMLLSGKKIAQDLIKRL encoded by the coding sequence ATGAAACTGGATGAAATAACGATTTCCAAGGCAATAATAGAAACCTATAATAAAAAACTTATTGCCGCACTTGATGTAGACGTGGCTATTGCCGGAGCAGGCCCAGCTGGCATGTGCTGTGCCTATTATTTAGCCAAGGCAAATAAAAAGGTGGTTATCTTTGAAAGGAAATTATCCGTTGGCGGCGGCATGTGGGGCGGCGGAATAATGTTTAACGAAATAGTAATTCAGAATGAGGCAAAGAAAATCCTTGATGAATTTGGGATTAAGACTAGGGTTTATCAAAAAGGATATTACACGGCAGATTCTATCGAGGCGGTCTCAACCTTTTGCTCAAAAACAGTCAAGGCGGGCGCTAAAATATTTAACCTCATGAGCGTTGAGGATGTAATGATAAGGAAAAATAGCATTTGCGGGCTGGTATTAAATTGGACTTCAGTAGAAATGGCTAATCTGCATGTAGACCCAATTACCATGCGAGCAAGATATGTAGTTGATGCTACAGGCCATGCATCAGAGGTCGTGCATATTGTCGAGAGAAAATCCGGCATACGCTTAAATACAAAAACAGGCAAAATCGTGGGTGAAGGTTCGATGTGGGCAGAGGTAGCTGAAGATATGACAGTAGAGAATTCTAAAGAGGTATGTCCTGGTCTATATGTAAGCGGTATGGCTGCTAATGCAGTATTTGGCGGCCCAAGAATGGGACCAGTATTCGGCGGGATGTTATTATCCGGCAAGAAAATAGCTCAAGATTTAATAAAGCGCCTCTAA
- a CDS encoding biotin--[acetyl-CoA-carboxylase] ligase: MNEKILEHLRKSDSYISGEELSHKLKISRAAVWKNIHTLIDEGYEIVAVPHLGYRLEKLTPKLLPREIKYNLNTQFIGKNIFYFDSLSSTMDKAMQLTLDAAQNGTVVIAESQSKGRGRLGRSWISPKHKGIYFSLILMPKIIPQQASILTIVIAVSVAEAIKQTCGLDPTIKWPNDILLGDRKLGGILVEMNAEMDIIKFVIVGVGLNVSQSKTQLPTGATSLKVEGAKEVERVVILQTILKRIEQNYLKFTKEGSSFIIQKWRDFTSTLHSRIKVICQKEHIEGEAVDIDLDGGLLIRKDSGFVEKVMAGDVVRLKRL; this comes from the coding sequence ATGAACGAGAAGATTCTAGAACACTTACGTAAATCCGATTCTTATATTTCTGGCGAAGAACTAAGCCATAAATTAAAGATTAGCCGTGCCGCAGTTTGGAAAAATATCCATACACTTATTGACGAAGGCTATGAGATTGTTGCAGTGCCTCACCTTGGTTACAGGCTGGAAAAGCTCACTCCCAAACTTCTTCCCAGGGAGATTAAGTATAATCTTAATACTCAATTTATAGGGAAAAATATTTTTTATTTTGATTCACTTTCTTCCACTATGGATAAAGCAATGCAGCTTACTTTGGATGCTGCGCAAAATGGCACTGTTGTCATTGCCGAGTCTCAATCTAAAGGAAGAGGCAGACTCGGAAGGTCTTGGATATCTCCCAAGCACAAAGGCATATATTTTTCATTGATTTTAATGCCCAAGATAATTCCCCAACAGGCATCAATCCTAACTATTGTAATTGCTGTTTCTGTTGCTGAAGCGATAAAGCAGACCTGTGGATTGGATCCTACAATAAAATGGCCAAATGACATTTTACTTGGTGATAGGAAATTAGGCGGTATATTGGTAGAGATGAACGCGGAGATGGACATCATTAAATTTGTGATAGTAGGCGTAGGTCTAAACGTCAGTCAGTCCAAGACACAGCTTCCTACGGGGGCAACATCTTTAAAAGTAGAAGGCGCTAAGGAAGTAGAAAGGGTCGTGATTTTACAAACGATCCTAAAAAGAATTGAGCAAAATTATTTAAAATTTACTAAGGAAGGCTCAAGTTTCATTATCCAGAAGTGGAGAGATTTTACTTCAACGCTACATTCGCGAATTAAGGTAATTTGCCAGAAAGAGCATATCGAAGGAGAGGCAGTAGATATCGATTTAGACGGCGGGCTATTAATCAGGAAGGATTCCGGCTTTGTCGAAAAGGTTATGGCGGGAGATGTTGTTAGATTGAAGAGATTGTAA
- the bioB gene encoding biotin synthase BioB, translating into MRKFIKVLAEEIIGGKDLSLKEAEDLISLKGCDLPLLLEAAARVCQHFRANKVNLCSITNAKSGACSQDCKFCAQSAAYKTDVPVYPLIEPQEMLRRAGLAHESFSKRFCFVTSGESLGEDEFDKICEGLHLIKSRFSDLKLDASLGFLTQGRAKRLKQTGLSRYNHNLETSSDYFPKICSTHTYLKRVETVQAVKEAGLEVCCGGIFGLGESQQDRLKLSLALRDLEVDCIPLNFLNPISATPLGHQKKLTYKECLKIISIFRLVHPRREIKVCGGRESVLGNKQSLIFKAGADSIIFGDYLTTKGNSPNQDLEMIKAAGLSI; encoded by the coding sequence ATGCGCAAATTCATAAAGGTCCTGGCAGAGGAGATTATTGGCGGAAAAGACTTAAGTCTTAAAGAAGCCGAAGACTTAATCTCTCTTAAAGGGTGCGACCTGCCTCTATTATTAGAGGCAGCAGCTAGAGTTTGCCAGCATTTTCGCGCTAATAAAGTAAATTTATGCTCTATTACCAATGCCAAAAGCGGCGCCTGTAGCCAAGACTGCAAGTTTTGCGCACAATCTGCCGCTTATAAGACAGACGTGCCTGTTTATCCTCTAATAGAGCCGCAAGAGATGTTGCGCAGAGCAGGCCTTGCGCATGAGTCTTTTTCTAAGAGATTTTGTTTTGTTACTAGCGGAGAGAGTCTGGGAGAGGATGAATTTGATAAAATTTGTGAGGGACTTCACTTAATCAAATCTAGATTTTCCGATTTAAAACTTGATGCCTCTTTAGGATTTTTAACTCAAGGTAGGGCCAAGAGGTTAAAGCAAACAGGCCTATCCCGCTATAATCACAATCTAGAAACGTCCTCTGATTATTTTCCTAAAATTTGTAGTACGCATACATACCTCAAGCGAGTTGAGACTGTTCAAGCGGTGAAAGAAGCAGGTCTTGAGGTCTGTTGCGGCGGTATTTTTGGGTTAGGAGAATCTCAACAAGACAGGCTAAAACTCAGCCTTGCCTTAAGAGACTTAGAGGTTGATTGTATCCCTTTGAATTTCCTCAATCCCATATCTGCTACACCTCTTGGACATCAGAAAAAGCTAACCTACAAAGAATGTTTAAAGATTATATCTATTTTTCGTCTCGTCCATCCTAGAAGAGAAATAAAGGTCTGCGGCGGAAGAGAGTCTGTTTTAGGTAACAAACAATCATTAATATTTAAGGCTGGCGCTGATAGTATTATCTTCGGTGATTATTTGACTACTAAAGGAAATTCCCCCAATCAAGATTTAGAAATGATCAAGGCTGCGGGGCTATCAATATGA